In the genome of Raphanus sativus cultivar WK10039 chromosome 4, ASM80110v3, whole genome shotgun sequence, one region contains:
- the LOC108848687 gene encoding protein SMAX1-LIKE 3 isoform X1, giving the protein MRAGGCTVEQALTPEAANLVKQAMSLARRRGHAQVTPLHVASTMLSAPTGLLRTACLQSHTHPLQCRALELCFNVALNRLPTSTGSPMLGVQTSPFPSISNALGAAFKRAQAHQRRGSIESQQQPVLAVNIEVEQLIISILDDPSVSRVMREAGFSSPQVKGKVEQAVSSQTCSKTTSSSKPKEGTVRNEDVMNVIESLVDKRRKNFVIVGECLSTVDKVVRTVMEKVDKKDVPEALKDVKFITLSFSSFGQPTRFDVEHKLKELETLVRSCVGKGVILNLGDLNWFVESRTNSNNNNNYCAVEHMIMEIGKLARGLVMGDNGRFWLMGLATSGTYVRCKSGQPSLESLWCLTTLTIPTTSSLRLSLVSESSEVVEVKKSENSPLQLHSLEEQLSFCEECSTKFEAEARFLQCSNSHVTTAALPAWLQQYKKENQSSHNDSDSIKELVVKWNTICDSIHKRPSLRALTLSSTLDHLQTNGDWPVIETNKHLHHHSVTSCASELRLFIPEHDTEQRTELFSSNPNSAASSSDGMEVEHVSSRFKELNVENLAALCDALRSKVPWQKDIISEIANTVLKCRSGSSTRKINGKNDTKEDTWMFFQGLDVEGKEKISRELAKLVFGSQDSFVSICLSSYSSKDLRNKRSRDEQNWSYIERFSEAVSFDPRRVFLVEDIEQADYLSLMGFKRAIEKGRVCNSSGEEASLGDAIVILSCERFSSRSRACSPPVNQKSSDGSDQSEDKNVATCVTLDLNLSLDDGVCEKESCDEIGLLDVVDGRFHFKCSST; this is encoded by the exons ATGAGAGCCGGAGGCTGCACGGTGGAGCAAGCTCTCACGCCTGAGGCTGCAAACTTGGTGAAACAAGCCATGAGCTTGGCTAGAAGGAGAGGACATGCTCAAGTCACACCTCTCCATGTGGCTAGCACCATGCTCTCCGCTCCCACTGGTTTACTTAGAACAGCGTGTCTCCAATCTCACACGCACCCTCTTCAGTGCAGAGCCCTAGAGCTCTGCTTCAACGTGGCTTTAAACCGCCTCCCGACCTCCACGGGGAGTCCTATGTTAGGGGTTCAAACTTCCCCTTTCCCTTCTATCTCTAACGCTCTCGGTGCAGCTTTCAAACGCGCGCAGGCTCACCAGCGACGTGGATCCATCGAGAGCCAGCAGCAACCGGTTTTAGCGGTCAATATAGAAGTGGAGCAACTGATTATATCCATCCTCGATGATCCTAGCGTGAGTAGAGTTATGAGAGAAGCTGGTTTCTCGAGTCCTCAAGTGAAAGGCAAAGTCGAGCAAGCTGTCTCTTCACAGACTTGCTCCAAAACAACCTCCTCGAGTAAACCCAAAGAAGGAACAGTCAGGAACGAGGATGTCATGAACGTTATAGAGAGTCTAGTCGACAAAAGGAGGAAGAACTTCGTGATCGTAGGAGAGTGTTTATCCACTGTTGACAAAGTTGTGCGAACAGTGATGgagaaagttgacaaaaaagacGTGCCCGAAGCTTTAAAAGACGTGAAGTTTATAACTCTATCATTCTCCTCGTTCGGACAACCAACTAGATTCGATGTGGAGCATAAGCTAAAGGAGTTGGAGACACTCGTGAGAAGCTGTGTAGGAAAAGGAGTGATTCTAAATCTTGGAGACCTAAACTGGTTCGTAGAGTCTAGAACGAAtagtaacaacaacaacaactactGTGCTGTGGAGCATATGATAATGGAGATAGGGAAGTTGGCTCGTGGATTGGTCATGGGAGATAATGGAAGGTTTTGGTTAATGGGTCTTGCGACTTCAGGGACTTACGTGAGATGCAAGTCTGGTCAACCCTCGCTTGAGTCCCTTTGGTGTCTCACTACTCTCACTATTCCGACAACTAGTAGCCTCCGCTTGAGTCTCGTCTCCGAGAG cAGTGAGGTAGTTGAAGTCAAGAAGTCAGAGAACTCACCTCTCCAGCTGCATTCATTAGAGGAGCAGCTCAGTTTCTGTGAGGAATGTTCTACCAAATTTGAAGCAGAAGCTAGGTTTTTACAATGCAGCAATAGCCATGTAACCACTGCAGCTTTACCGGCCTGGCTTCAGCAATACAAGAAGGAGAATCAAAGTAGTCACAAT GATTCAGATTCTATCAAAGAACTTGTGGTTAAGTGGAACACAATCTGTGATTCAATCCACAAGAGACCATCTCTAAGAGCACTCACACTCTCTAGTACCCTCGACCATCTTCAAACCAACGGCGATTGGCCCGTGATCGAGACAAACAAGCACCTTCATCATCATTCAGTGACCTCTTGTGCATCCGAATTAAGACTGTTCATTCCAGAACATGACACCGAGCAAAGAACAGAGCTCTTCTCTTCGAATCCTAACTCAGCAGCTTCCTCGAGCGATGGAATGGAGGTCGAACATGTCTCTTCTAGGTTTAAAGAGCTGAATGTTGAAAACCTAGCGGCACTATGTGATGCCTTGCGTAGCAAGGTACCATGGCAAAAGGATATAATCTCAGAGATAGCAAACACAGTCTTGAAATGTAGATCGGGGTCGAGTACGAGAAAGATCAATGGAAAAAATGATACAAAAGAAGACACATGGATGTTCTTTCAAGGTCTTGATGTAGAGGGTAAAGAAAAGATCTCTAGAGAGTTGGCTAAACTCGTGTTCGGATCACAAGATAGCTTTGTTTCTATCTGTTTGAGCAGTTACTCATCGAAAGATTTGAGGAACAAGAGGTCGAGAGATGAACAGAACTGGAGTTACATTGAGAGATTCTCTGAAGCTGTTTCGTTTGATCCAAGAAGAGTGTTCTTAGTGGAAGATATAGAACAAGCTGATTATTTGTCTCTAATGGGTTTCAAGAGAGCCATTGAGAAAGGAAGAGTTTGTAACTCGAGTGGTGAAGAAGCTTCACTTGGAGATGCCATTGTGATCTTGAGCTGTGAAAGATTCAGCTCAAGATCAAGAGCTTGTTCTCCTCCGGTTAATCAGAAGTCATCGGACGGTTCAGATCAATCTGAAGACAAGAACGTTGCTACTTGCGTTACACTCGATCTTAACCTCTCTCTTGACGATGGCGTTTGTGAAAAAGagtcatgtgatgagattggCTTGCTCGACGTTGTAGATGGACGGTTTCATTTCAAATGTTCATCAACGTAG
- the LOC108848687 gene encoding protein SMAX1-LIKE 3 isoform X2: MRAGGCTVEQALTPEAANLVKQAMSLARRRGHAQVTPLHVASTMLSAPTGLLRTACLQSHTHPLQCRALELCFNVALNRLPTSTGSPMLGVQTSPFPSISNALGAAFKRAQAHQRRGSIESQQQPVLAVNIEVEQLIISILDDPSVSRVMREAGFSSPQVKGKVEQAVSSQTCSKTTSSSKPKEGTVRNEDVMNVIESLVDKRRKNFVIVGECLSTVDKVVRTVMEKVDKKDVPEALKDVKFITLSFSSFGQPTRFDVEHKLKELETLVRSCVGKGVILNLGDLNWFVESRTNSNNNNNYCAVEHMIMEIGKLARGLVMGDNGRFWLMGLATSGTYVRCKSGQPSLESLWCLTTLTIPTTSSLRLSLVSESEVVEVKKSENSPLQLHSLEEQLSFCEECSTKFEAEARFLQCSNSHVTTAALPAWLQQYKKENQSSHNDSDSIKELVVKWNTICDSIHKRPSLRALTLSSTLDHLQTNGDWPVIETNKHLHHHSVTSCASELRLFIPEHDTEQRTELFSSNPNSAASSSDGMEVEHVSSRFKELNVENLAALCDALRSKVPWQKDIISEIANTVLKCRSGSSTRKINGKNDTKEDTWMFFQGLDVEGKEKISRELAKLVFGSQDSFVSICLSSYSSKDLRNKRSRDEQNWSYIERFSEAVSFDPRRVFLVEDIEQADYLSLMGFKRAIEKGRVCNSSGEEASLGDAIVILSCERFSSRSRACSPPVNQKSSDGSDQSEDKNVATCVTLDLNLSLDDGVCEKESCDEIGLLDVVDGRFHFKCSST; encoded by the exons ATGAGAGCCGGAGGCTGCACGGTGGAGCAAGCTCTCACGCCTGAGGCTGCAAACTTGGTGAAACAAGCCATGAGCTTGGCTAGAAGGAGAGGACATGCTCAAGTCACACCTCTCCATGTGGCTAGCACCATGCTCTCCGCTCCCACTGGTTTACTTAGAACAGCGTGTCTCCAATCTCACACGCACCCTCTTCAGTGCAGAGCCCTAGAGCTCTGCTTCAACGTGGCTTTAAACCGCCTCCCGACCTCCACGGGGAGTCCTATGTTAGGGGTTCAAACTTCCCCTTTCCCTTCTATCTCTAACGCTCTCGGTGCAGCTTTCAAACGCGCGCAGGCTCACCAGCGACGTGGATCCATCGAGAGCCAGCAGCAACCGGTTTTAGCGGTCAATATAGAAGTGGAGCAACTGATTATATCCATCCTCGATGATCCTAGCGTGAGTAGAGTTATGAGAGAAGCTGGTTTCTCGAGTCCTCAAGTGAAAGGCAAAGTCGAGCAAGCTGTCTCTTCACAGACTTGCTCCAAAACAACCTCCTCGAGTAAACCCAAAGAAGGAACAGTCAGGAACGAGGATGTCATGAACGTTATAGAGAGTCTAGTCGACAAAAGGAGGAAGAACTTCGTGATCGTAGGAGAGTGTTTATCCACTGTTGACAAAGTTGTGCGAACAGTGATGgagaaagttgacaaaaaagacGTGCCCGAAGCTTTAAAAGACGTGAAGTTTATAACTCTATCATTCTCCTCGTTCGGACAACCAACTAGATTCGATGTGGAGCATAAGCTAAAGGAGTTGGAGACACTCGTGAGAAGCTGTGTAGGAAAAGGAGTGATTCTAAATCTTGGAGACCTAAACTGGTTCGTAGAGTCTAGAACGAAtagtaacaacaacaacaactactGTGCTGTGGAGCATATGATAATGGAGATAGGGAAGTTGGCTCGTGGATTGGTCATGGGAGATAATGGAAGGTTTTGGTTAATGGGTCTTGCGACTTCAGGGACTTACGTGAGATGCAAGTCTGGTCAACCCTCGCTTGAGTCCCTTTGGTGTCTCACTACTCTCACTATTCCGACAACTAGTAGCCTCCGCTTGAGTCTCGTCTCCGAGAG TGAGGTAGTTGAAGTCAAGAAGTCAGAGAACTCACCTCTCCAGCTGCATTCATTAGAGGAGCAGCTCAGTTTCTGTGAGGAATGTTCTACCAAATTTGAAGCAGAAGCTAGGTTTTTACAATGCAGCAATAGCCATGTAACCACTGCAGCTTTACCGGCCTGGCTTCAGCAATACAAGAAGGAGAATCAAAGTAGTCACAAT GATTCAGATTCTATCAAAGAACTTGTGGTTAAGTGGAACACAATCTGTGATTCAATCCACAAGAGACCATCTCTAAGAGCACTCACACTCTCTAGTACCCTCGACCATCTTCAAACCAACGGCGATTGGCCCGTGATCGAGACAAACAAGCACCTTCATCATCATTCAGTGACCTCTTGTGCATCCGAATTAAGACTGTTCATTCCAGAACATGACACCGAGCAAAGAACAGAGCTCTTCTCTTCGAATCCTAACTCAGCAGCTTCCTCGAGCGATGGAATGGAGGTCGAACATGTCTCTTCTAGGTTTAAAGAGCTGAATGTTGAAAACCTAGCGGCACTATGTGATGCCTTGCGTAGCAAGGTACCATGGCAAAAGGATATAATCTCAGAGATAGCAAACACAGTCTTGAAATGTAGATCGGGGTCGAGTACGAGAAAGATCAATGGAAAAAATGATACAAAAGAAGACACATGGATGTTCTTTCAAGGTCTTGATGTAGAGGGTAAAGAAAAGATCTCTAGAGAGTTGGCTAAACTCGTGTTCGGATCACAAGATAGCTTTGTTTCTATCTGTTTGAGCAGTTACTCATCGAAAGATTTGAGGAACAAGAGGTCGAGAGATGAACAGAACTGGAGTTACATTGAGAGATTCTCTGAAGCTGTTTCGTTTGATCCAAGAAGAGTGTTCTTAGTGGAAGATATAGAACAAGCTGATTATTTGTCTCTAATGGGTTTCAAGAGAGCCATTGAGAAAGGAAGAGTTTGTAACTCGAGTGGTGAAGAAGCTTCACTTGGAGATGCCATTGTGATCTTGAGCTGTGAAAGATTCAGCTCAAGATCAAGAGCTTGTTCTCCTCCGGTTAATCAGAAGTCATCGGACGGTTCAGATCAATCTGAAGACAAGAACGTTGCTACTTGCGTTACACTCGATCTTAACCTCTCTCTTGACGATGGCGTTTGTGAAAAAGagtcatgtgatgagattggCTTGCTCGACGTTGTAGATGGACGGTTTCATTTCAAATGTTCATCAACGTAG